One window of the bacterium genome contains the following:
- a CDS encoding M20/M25/M40 family metallo-hydrolase, with the protein MSGSLVERIRESVEGRRGEIMGLFREMVLINSHSANTAGINKVGELVVSRMPSLLKYRVHTDETGVNHHIFTGGAPGHGHLLLVGHLDTVFPVDSPFHYFEERGDRVHGPGTIDMKGGVVVIIEALRVLEKLGLLEKVPLRCLFNGDEEVGSPRSQNLVRELGDGASGALLFEAGGQDNQVVVGRRGVVRYKLTATGQARHAGVKEGPKASAIVELARLVLALEALNDLSRGISINVGVISGGIANNIVSDLAQATFEFRFRQPEVETEVVSKIQELAASVTTPGCGASFEVHHRRPCMVPVPGTDELVAALQESAKLLGRKVETEHRGGASDGNFLSEMGVPVVDGLGPAGDMDHSDKEYAVTETVFERIELTALLLARLAGLEG; encoded by the coding sequence ATGTCAGGCTCTCTAGTGGAGAGGATCAGGGAGTCCGTCGAAGGCCGGCGAGGTGAGATAATGGGGCTGTTCAGGGAGATGGTACTGATAAACAGCCATTCCGCCAACACGGCAGGCATTAACAAGGTCGGGGAACTGGTTGTCTCCCGAATGCCATCCCTTTTAAAATATCGTGTTCACACCGATGAAACCGGTGTGAACCACCATATTTTTACAGGCGGCGCCCCCGGCCACGGTCACCTTCTACTGGTGGGACACCTGGACACGGTGTTCCCGGTAGACTCCCCCTTCCATTATTTCGAAGAGCGCGGTGACCGGGTCCACGGTCCCGGGACCATCGACATGAAGGGCGGGGTCGTAGTGATCATCGAGGCCCTCCGTGTCCTGGAAAAGCTGGGCCTGCTGGAAAAAGTGCCGCTTAGGTGCCTTTTCAACGGAGATGAGGAGGTGGGTTCGCCACGTTCCCAGAATTTGGTACGGGAGCTTGGTGATGGAGCTAGCGGCGCCCTGCTCTTCGAGGCCGGGGGACAGGACAACCAGGTCGTGGTCGGCCGCAGGGGGGTCGTGAGGTACAAACTGACGGCCACCGGTCAGGCCCGACATGCCGGGGTCAAGGAAGGCCCCAAGGCCAGCGCCATTGTAGAGCTTGCCCGTCTCGTTCTCGCCCTGGAGGCGCTCAACGACCTGAGCAGGGGGATCTCCATAAACGTGGGGGTCATCAGCGGCGGGATCGCCAACAACATCGTCTCCGACCTGGCCCAGGCGACCTTCGAGTTCCGATTCCGTCAGCCGGAGGTGGAAACTGAGGTTGTGAGCAAGATCCAGGAACTTGCTGCCAGCGTGACGACCCCCGGGTGCGGGGCCTCTTTCGAGGTCCATCACAGGAGGCCATGCATGGTGCCGGTGCCCGGTACCGATGAGCTTGTCGCAGCCCTCCAGGAGTCGGCAAAACTGCTGGGCCGGAAGGTGGAAACGGAGCACCGGGGAGGGGCTTCGGACGGGAACTTCCTGTCGGAGATGGGTGTGCCCGTTGTGGACGGTCTCGGCCCTGCCGGGGACATGGACCACTCGGACAAGGAATATGCCGTGACGGAGACGGTGTTCGAGAGGATAGAGCTGACGGCTCTCCTTCTCGCCCGATTAGCCGGCCTCGAAGGATAG
- a CDS encoding KamA family radical SAM protein codes for MQVSDEDRSIALERSAEVRSLDEEYFRLKDKIPVGLALGDRFRARRERILEVLGGTREDWNSYKWQLQNRISDVDVLGQILDISDEERAEIVKTGRQYRWAISPYYASLMDPEDRKCPVRVQGVPSIKEHLDASEVSDPMIIKYNSPAPLISRLYPDRLIINVTNACAMFCRHCLRRKDIESSDVTYPRDMLDKALDYVRQNPEIRDVLLTGGDALALSDDKLDYILTELDKIPHVEIKRLGTRMPCVVPQRITPELCKMLEKHDPIYLSTQFNHPKEVTSEAREAVNRLTRSGVIVRDQTVLLRGVNDNKHVMKKLMQELLRIKVVPYYIFNCKKVEGIRHFRPPIAEGIEIMEHMRGYTSGMAVPTFILTAPEGRGKTPMYPQYLLQPGVHGKALIRTWGGHVLEYDDEAEAENGVIW; via the coding sequence ATGCAGGTGTCTGACGAAGACCGATCCATTGCCCTTGAAAGGTCCGCGGAGGTCAGATCCCTTGACGAGGAATACTTTAGATTAAAAGACAAGATTCCGGTGGGCCTGGCTCTTGGGGACCGTTTCCGGGCCCGCAGGGAGCGTATTCTGGAGGTGCTCGGTGGAACGCGGGAGGACTGGAACAGTTACAAATGGCAGCTTCAAAACCGCATCTCAGATGTTGATGTCCTGGGGCAGATCCTTGATATTTCGGATGAGGAAAGGGCAGAGATCGTCAAGACAGGCAGACAGTATCGGTGGGCCATCTCACCCTACTATGCGAGCCTCATGGACCCCGAGGACAGGAAGTGCCCTGTCAGGGTTCAGGGGGTCCCCAGCATAAAGGAGCATCTGGACGCGTCTGAGGTCAGTGACCCCATGATCATCAAGTACAACAGCCCGGCCCCCCTCATCTCCAGGCTCTACCCCGACAGGCTGATCATCAACGTTACCAACGCGTGCGCCATGTTCTGCCGTCATTGCCTGAGACGCAAGGATATAGAGTCCTCCGACGTCACCTATCCCAGGGATATGCTGGATAAGGCTCTGGATTACGTGCGTCAGAATCCCGAGATAAGGGATGTTCTTCTGACCGGTGGCGATGCCCTGGCTCTTTCGGATGACAAGCTGGACTATATCCTCACCGAACTGGACAAAATACCCCACGTTGAGATCAAGCGGCTTGGTACGCGCATGCCTTGTGTCGTACCCCAGAGGATCACGCCTGAGTTGTGCAAAATGCTCGAAAAACATGACCCGATCTACCTCAGCACCCAGTTCAACCACCCCAAAGAGGTGACATCAGAGGCAAGGGAAGCCGTAAACAGGCTTACCCGGTCCGGTGTCATCGTCAGGGATCAGACCGTTCTGCTCAGAGGGGTTAACGACAACAAGCACGTTATGAAAAAGCTCATGCAGGAGCTTCTTCGCATAAAGGTGGTCCCTTATTACATATTCAACTGCAAAAAGGTTGAGGGAATCCGCCATTTCCGCCCTCCCATTGCGGAAGGTATAGAAATCATGGAGCACATGCGCGGATATACCTCCGGCATGGCGGTACCGACCTTCATCCTCACTGCGCCTGAAGGGAGGGGCAAGACCCCCATGTATCCCCAGTACCTCCTTCAGCCCGGAGTCCACGGCAAGGCGCTGATCAGGACCTGGGGCGGGCACGTCCTGGAGTACGACGACGAGGCAGAGGCTGAAAATGGTGTGATCTGGTGA
- a CDS encoding ATP-grasp domain-containing protein, producing MSKTSNFEIGVDTERAWFLYVGEIKAAGLSRFLVDPLSRRYGKPAECIHIVPDVLAYYPEDIFLVVGPGSDNAGPDTPGRTNSRMAPSQFAATVSADEVVKAMVDQILDIQGELILNVFESSPGLTLAADDRIKVIGPDPQIAVSMNNKLRQYEMAVHLNLPVPEGSACSGLSEALKYAEGIFSRGRKAFVSAAYSAGGSNSLVASTGEEIASRFKGVSDSLLVTEYIEHRYDPTVLGVVAGEGDVYLASVADQNIQGTRFMGSTFPTILEEDKVLKLKEITSIVGSYMGSQGYRGVFGCDYIVDEKGEIYFIEVNARKQGTTMETTLAMIHHLPGRPTLPELEMMAVLEGHLPDGLEEMNSTNGSLCWGTYNYKTVDDCMVRKYVPLSMDEEDLFKEAMAGRGGHIVLDHVGPHTHITAGGFVARVVAAGPTPDDVRKGIKAGAQRVHTSIK from the coding sequence ATGAGTAAAACGAGCAACTTTGAAATCGGTGTAGATACTGAGAGGGCCTGGTTTCTCTATGTAGGAGAGATCAAGGCTGCCGGGTTAAGCCGTTTTCTGGTCGACCCCCTTTCGAGGCGCTACGGAAAACCAGCTGAATGTATCCACATTGTACCGGATGTCCTCGCCTATTACCCGGAAGACATCTTCCTGGTCGTCGGTCCCGGTTCAGACAATGCCGGTCCGGATACCCCGGGAAGGACAAACTCACGGATGGCTCCCTCACAGTTTGCCGCTACCGTGAGCGCTGATGAGGTTGTCAAGGCCATGGTCGATCAGATCCTGGATATACAGGGTGAATTGATACTTAACGTTTTTGAATCTTCCCCGGGACTTACCCTTGCTGCAGACGACCGGATAAAGGTGATCGGTCCTGATCCTCAAATTGCCGTGTCCATGAACAATAAGCTGCGTCAGTATGAAATGGCCGTTCATTTGAATCTGCCTGTACCGGAAGGTTCGGCATGTTCCGGTTTAAGTGAGGCTTTGAAATATGCCGAGGGGATCTTTTCCCGCGGACGAAAGGCGTTTGTATCCGCAGCTTACAGCGCGGGCGGTTCCAACTCCCTTGTGGCCTCCACAGGAGAAGAGATAGCATCCCGATTCAAAGGTGTTTCCGACAGTCTTCTGGTAACCGAATATATCGAACACCGGTACGATCCTACCGTTCTGGGTGTCGTTGCCGGTGAGGGTGACGTCTATTTAGCCTCTGTAGCCGATCAGAACATCCAGGGAACGCGTTTCATGGGTTCTACTTTTCCCACTATCCTTGAGGAAGACAAGGTCTTAAAGCTTAAGGAGATCACCTCGATAGTGGGGAGCTATATGGGGAGCCAGGGGTACAGGGGCGTATTCGGCTGCGATTACATCGTTGATGAAAAGGGTGAGATCTATTTCATCGAGGTGAACGCGAGGAAACAGGGAACCACAATGGAGACGACACTTGCCATGATCCACCACCTTCCTGGAAGACCGACATTGCCTGAACTGGAGATGATGGCTGTTCTGGAGGGTCATCTGCCAGATGGTCTTGAAGAGATGAATTCGACCAACGGCTCCCTTTGCTGGGGAACCTACAACTACAAAACCGTGGATGATTGCATGGTGAGAAAATACGTGCCCCTCTCAATGGATGAGGAAGACCTTTTCAAAGAAGCCATGGCGGGGAGGGGAGGACATATTGTTCTGGATCATGTAGGACCGCACACGCACATTACGGCAGGGGGTTTCGTGGCCCGGGTAGTGGCGGCAGGGCCGACCCCTGATGATGTCAGAAAAGGAATCAAGGCAGGTGCACAGCGAGTGCACACAAGTATCAAATAA
- a CDS encoding glutamine--tRNA ligase/YqeY domain fusion protein, which translates to MSSDEKTTGTDFIRQIIADDLASGKHSTVVTRFPPEPNGYLHIGHAKSITLNFGVASEVPGGRCHLRFDDSNPETEDTEYVESIKQDVKWLGYDWGDYLFHASDYFEELYAFAVHLIKDGKAYVCSLSDDEIRKYRGTVTKAGTASPYRDRPVEENLDLLGRMRAGEFADGEHVLRAKIDMAASNMKMRDPLLYRIRHAPHYRTGSHWCIYPMYDFAHCLSDAMENITHSLCTLEFENNRELYDWIIDNVPAPARPRQIEFARLNLNYTVMSKRKLVELVDGGHVSGWDDPRLPTIAGLRRRGVTPEAIKDFCDRIGVAKANSVVDMALFEHSIRDDLNTKTPRVMGVLDPVKMVIVNYPEGEVESFEAPYFPDDPPKMGARKVPFGRELYIERADFMEDPPKKFFRLAPGREVRLRWAYFVTCVDVVKNEDGEVVEVHCTYDPETKGGDAPDGRRVKGTIHWVSADHALPAEVRLYDRLFTEANPDADKDVDFIEHLNPHSMDVVSARVEPSLVQAMPGDRFQFERTGYFIADSMDHTTDKPVFNRIVPLRDSWKKIVAKS; encoded by the coding sequence TTGAGCAGTGACGAAAAAACCACAGGAACAGACTTCATCCGGCAGATCATCGCCGATGACCTGGCTTCGGGCAAGCACAGCACCGTGGTGACACGGTTCCCGCCGGAGCCCAACGGCTATCTTCACATCGGTCACGCCAAGAGTATCACCCTGAACTTTGGCGTTGCCAGCGAGGTTCCAGGGGGGCGCTGCCATCTGCGTTTCGACGACAGCAACCCCGAAACTGAGGACACGGAGTACGTTGAATCCATCAAGCAGGACGTCAAGTGGCTCGGTTACGACTGGGGCGATTACCTGTTTCACGCGTCGGACTACTTTGAGGAGTTGTACGCTTTTGCCGTGCATCTCATCAAGGACGGCAAGGCCTACGTGTGCAGCCTCTCCGATGACGAGATCCGTAAATACCGCGGCACAGTTACCAAGGCTGGTACCGCTAGCCCCTACAGAGACCGGCCCGTGGAGGAGAACCTGGATCTATTGGGGCGCATGCGGGCAGGTGAATTTGCCGATGGTGAGCATGTCCTGCGGGCCAAGATCGACATGGCAGCTTCCAATATGAAAATGCGTGATCCTCTCTTGTACCGTATTCGTCATGCCCCTCACTATCGAACGGGCAGCCACTGGTGCATCTACCCCATGTACGATTTTGCGCACTGCCTGTCTGACGCCATGGAGAACATCACCCACTCGCTTTGTACGCTAGAGTTCGAGAACAATCGGGAACTTTACGACTGGATCATCGACAACGTACCTGCGCCGGCCAGGCCGCGGCAGATAGAATTCGCCAGGCTGAACCTGAATTATACGGTGATGAGCAAACGCAAGCTGGTGGAACTTGTTGATGGCGGTCATGTCTCTGGATGGGACGATCCCCGTTTACCCACCATCGCCGGCCTTCGCCGCAGGGGGGTAACCCCGGAAGCCATAAAGGACTTCTGTGATCGCATCGGGGTAGCCAAGGCCAACAGCGTCGTGGATATGGCCCTTTTTGAGCACAGTATCCGTGATGACCTGAATACCAAAACCCCCAGGGTGATGGGGGTCCTCGATCCTGTCAAAATGGTCATCGTCAACTATCCTGAGGGTGAAGTTGAGAGTTTTGAGGCCCCCTACTTTCCCGATGATCCACCGAAAATGGGGGCCCGCAAGGTACCCTTCGGCAGGGAGCTTTACATCGAGCGTGCCGATTTCATGGAGGACCCGCCGAAGAAGTTCTTCCGGCTGGCTCCCGGCAGGGAGGTCCGCCTTCGTTGGGCCTACTTCGTCACCTGTGTGGACGTGGTCAAGAATGAAGATGGTGAGGTAGTGGAGGTGCACTGCACCTACGATCCTGAAACGAAGGGCGGGGATGCTCCCGACGGCCGCAGGGTCAAGGGAACTATCCACTGGGTGTCGGCGGACCACGCTCTCCCGGCCGAGGTCCGGCTCTATGACAGGCTTTTCACCGAGGCCAACCCCGATGCCGACAAGGATGTGGATTTCATCGAGCATCTGAACCCCCACTCCATGGATGTGGTCAGCGCCCGGGTGGAACCCAGTCTGGTTCAGGCCATGCCCGGTGACCGGTTCCAGTTCGAGCGCACCGGTTACTTCATCGCTGACTCCATGGACCACACGACGGATAAACCGGTCTTTAATAGAATTGTTCCGCTACGGGATTCCTGGAAGAAGATTGTAGCGAAGAGCTAA
- a CDS encoding universal stress protein gives MSPDINIILCCIAMGPSAEWVMLHALQEAGVHGAKVHVLHVIPAYDATMAMPIVSFMGEEKFSQLVKEHKDETVVAIKKDIEELKERIIKEHLDESVDRIRNIHVYEGDPELEILHMADELGVDMIVMGTHSKGLTQYTFMGSVAKKVLKRSRVPMLLVPPLTAVTR, from the coding sequence ATGTCCCCGGATATAAATATAATCCTGTGCTGTATCGCCATGGGACCCAGCGCGGAGTGGGTGATGCTCCACGCCCTCCAGGAGGCTGGCGTCCATGGTGCCAAGGTACACGTCCTGCACGTCATTCCAGCCTACGATGCCACAATGGCCATGCCCATTGTCTCTTTCATGGGGGAGGAAAAGTTCAGCCAGCTTGTGAAAGAGCACAAGGATGAAACCGTTGTGGCCATAAAAAAAGATATCGAAGAACTAAAGGAGAGGATCATCAAGGAACACCTTGACGAATCTGTGGACAGGATCCGGAATATCCACGTTTATGAAGGGGATCCGGAACTGGAGATCCTTCACATGGCCGACGAGCTTGGTGTGGATATGATCGTAATGGGGACCCATTCCAAGGGGCTGACCCAGTATACATTCATGGGCAGTGTTGCAAAGAAGGTGCTGAAAAGGTCCCGGGTTCCCATGCTCCTTGTGCCTCCTCTTACTGCTGTAACCAGGTAA